A part of Manduca sexta isolate Smith_Timp_Sample1 chromosome 10, JHU_Msex_v1.0, whole genome shotgun sequence genomic DNA contains:
- the LOC115455881 gene encoding zinc finger protein 271 isoform X1 produces the protein MFEQQIKAEPMSFYTSHSHVHSGPPTIVRSDSNQGIISMHHQQHQEDSKDSLIVQQQVQHQQDLMEQHQQQELQQQQDDELSFKGMDDEGVEMEMDSRQCSQGMGVDLGSVQTKMEVSNGGGQSAPRSKPQACKVCGKVLSSASSYYVHMKLHSGNKPFQCTVCDAAFCRKPYLEVHMRTHTGERPFQCDLCLKRFTQKSSLNTHKRVHTDEHMRALLVKDRPYKCELCQMRFTQSSSLNRHKKIHTEEHKRALLAKDRPYQCGICLVRFTQKSSLGRHGKIHTEEHRRALLEKVRPYQCHICFMRFTQKSSLGRHGKIHTEEHIQSLINKVRPYQCDICDKRFTQKSSLGTHKRIHTGERPFQCTVCLKSFTQKCALNLHEKIHTGERPYQCDACLKRFTQKSSLNIHKRTHTVQGRPFQCLSCPAAFTCKQYLEIHTRTHTGERPYQCDICLKRFTQKSSLNIHKRTHSVQGRPFQCLQCPAAFTCKQYLEIHNRTHTGERPYQCDVCLKRFAQKSTLNIHKRTHTVQGRPYQCMECPAAFTCKPYLEIHMRTHTGERPFECDVCYKRFSQKSTLNIHKRIHTGERPYACDICQKRFAVKSYVTAHRWSHVADKPLNCDRCSMTFTSKSQFALHIRTHSAGSCYECSVCGRSFVRDSYLIRHHNRVHRENHSNVSANSIGTLNSVATNTNNSNSNYDSPGVCDLSFVPMVNRYMTSQGTQVSMQDTQSKMSAMSPQSIASISSPPPSHTPTPQPQMSGQMHLAD, from the exons AACAGGAATTGCAACAACAACAGGATGATGAG CTGAGCTTCAAAGGAATGGACGATGAAGGCGTTGAAATGGAAATGGATAGCCGGCAATGTTCCCAG gGCATGGGTGTGGACCTGGGTTCAGTACAAACCAAAATGGAAGTGTCAAACGGTGGCGGCCAATCGGCTCCACGATCTAAACCGCAGGCTTGTAAA gtttgtGGCAAAGTACTATCGTCCGCGTCATCCTATTACGTCCACATGAAACTTCATTCAGGAAATAAACCTTTCCAATGCACG GTATGCGACGCGGCATTTTGTCGCAAACCGTACTTGGAAGTGCACATGCGCACGCACACAGGGGAGCGTCCCTTTCAATGCGATCTTTGCCTGAAGCGATTCACACAAAAATCCAGTCTCAATACGCACAAACGCGTCCACACAG ATGAGCACATGCGCGCGTTGTTGGTGAAGGACCGGCCCTACAAGTGTGAGCTCTGTCAGATGCGGTTCACGCAGAGCTCCAGCCTCAACCGACACAAGAAAATACATACGG AGGAACACAAGCGTGCGCTGCTGGCTAAGGACCGTCCCTACCAGTGCGGCATCTGCCTTGTGAGATTCACCCAGAAATCGAGTTTGGGCCGGCACGGAAAAATACACACCG AGGAGCACAGACGAGCCCTGTTAGAGAAAGTGCGGCCGTACCAGTGCCACATCTGTTTTATGCGCTTCACTCAGAAGTCCAGCCTGGGACGTCATGGGAAAATACATACTG AGGAGCACATCCAATCGCTGATCAACAAAGTGCGCCCCTATCAATGTGACATCTGTGACAAGCGGTTCACGCAGAAGTCCAGCCTTGGCACTCATAAACGTATACACACCG GGGAGCGGCCGTTCCAGTGCACCGTCTGCCTCAAGTCCTTCACGCAGAAGTGCGCGCTCAATTTGCACGAAAAGATACATACGG GCGAGCGGCCCTATCAGTGCGACGCGTGTCTCAAGCGCTTCACACAGAAGTCCAGCCTCAATATACATAAGAGGACGCACACAG TCCAGGGCAGACCGTTCCAGTGCCTGTCGTGCCCCGCCGCCTTCACCTGCAAGCAATACTTGGAGATTCACACGCGCACCCACACCGGCGAGCGACCCTATCAGTGCGACATCTGTCTCAAGCGCTTCACTCAAAAATCCAGTCTCAACATACACAAGCGGACGCACTCAG TGCAGGGGCGGCCCTTCCAGTGCCTGCAGTGCCCCGCCGCCTTCACGTGCAAGCAGTACCTCGAGATCCACAACCGCACGCACACCGGCGAGCGGCCCTACCAATGTGACGTCTGCCTCAAGAGATTCGCGCAAAAGTCGACACTCAACATACACAAAAGAACGCACACAG TGCAAGGTCGCCCGTACCAATGCATGGAGTGTCCGGCGGCGTTCACATGCAAGCCGTACCTGGAGATACACATGCGCACGCACACCGGCGAACGTCCGTTCGAGTGCGATGTCTGTTACAAACGCTTCTCGCAGAAATCCACGCTCAACATTCACAAACGCATTCATACCG GAGAACGTCCATACGCATGTGATATTTGTCAGAAACGCTTTGCTGTGAAGAGCTATGTAACAGCTCACAG ATGGTCGCACGTGGCGGACAAGCCGCTGAACTGCGACCGGTGCTCGATGACGTTCACGTCGAAGTCCCAGTTCGCGCTGCACATCCGCACGCACTCCGCCGGCTCCTGCTACGAGTGCAGCGTCTGCGGCCGCAGCTTCGTTAGGGATAGCTATTTAATAAG ACACCACAACCGCGTCCACCGCGAGAATCACAGCAACGTGTCCGCGAACAGCATCGGCACCCTTAACAGCGTCGCGACCAACACGAACAATTCCAATAGTAACTATGACTCGCCGGGCGTTTGTGACTTAAG CTTTGTGCCAATGGTGAATCGTTACATGACATCGCAAGGTACCCAAGTGTCCATGCAAGACACTCAGAGCAAAATGTCAGCGATGTCGCCGCAATCCATTGCGTCTATAT CATCGCCTCCCCCTTCACACACCCCCACGCCCCAACCCCAGATGTCGGGTCAGATGCATCTCGCAGACTGA
- the LOC115455881 gene encoding zinc finger protein 271 isoform X2: MFEQQIKAEPMSFYTSHSHVHSGPPTIVRSDSNQGIISMHHQQHQEDSKDSLIVQQQVQHQQDLMEQHQQQELQQQQDDELSFKGMDDEGVEMEMDSRQCSQGMGVDLGSVQTKMEVSNGGGQSAPRSKPQACKVCGKVLSSASSYYVHMKLHSGNKPFQCTVCDAAFCRKPYLEVHMRTHTGERPFQCDLCLKRFTQKSSLNTHKRVHTDEHMRALLVKDRPYKCELCQMRFTQSSSLNRHKKIHTEEHKRALLAKDRPYQCGICLVRFTQKSSLGRHGKIHTEEHRRALLEKVRPYQCHICFMRFTQKSSLGRHGKIHTEEHIQSLINKVRPYQCDICDKRFTQKSSLGTHKRIHTGERPFQCTVCLKSFTQKCALNLHEKIHTVQGRPFQCLSCPAAFTCKQYLEIHTRTHTGERPYQCDICLKRFTQKSSLNIHKRTHSVQGRPFQCLQCPAAFTCKQYLEIHNRTHTGERPYQCDVCLKRFAQKSTLNIHKRTHTVQGRPYQCMECPAAFTCKPYLEIHMRTHTGERPFECDVCYKRFSQKSTLNIHKRIHTGERPYACDICQKRFAVKSYVTAHRWSHVADKPLNCDRCSMTFTSKSQFALHIRTHSAGSCYECSVCGRSFVRDSYLIRHHNRVHRENHSNVSANSIGTLNSVATNTNNSNSNYDSPGVCDLSFVPMVNRYMTSQGTQVSMQDTQSKMSAMSPQSIASISSPPPSHTPTPQPQMSGQMHLAD, from the exons AACAGGAATTGCAACAACAACAGGATGATGAG CTGAGCTTCAAAGGAATGGACGATGAAGGCGTTGAAATGGAAATGGATAGCCGGCAATGTTCCCAG gGCATGGGTGTGGACCTGGGTTCAGTACAAACCAAAATGGAAGTGTCAAACGGTGGCGGCCAATCGGCTCCACGATCTAAACCGCAGGCTTGTAAA gtttgtGGCAAAGTACTATCGTCCGCGTCATCCTATTACGTCCACATGAAACTTCATTCAGGAAATAAACCTTTCCAATGCACG GTATGCGACGCGGCATTTTGTCGCAAACCGTACTTGGAAGTGCACATGCGCACGCACACAGGGGAGCGTCCCTTTCAATGCGATCTTTGCCTGAAGCGATTCACACAAAAATCCAGTCTCAATACGCACAAACGCGTCCACACAG ATGAGCACATGCGCGCGTTGTTGGTGAAGGACCGGCCCTACAAGTGTGAGCTCTGTCAGATGCGGTTCACGCAGAGCTCCAGCCTCAACCGACACAAGAAAATACATACGG AGGAACACAAGCGTGCGCTGCTGGCTAAGGACCGTCCCTACCAGTGCGGCATCTGCCTTGTGAGATTCACCCAGAAATCGAGTTTGGGCCGGCACGGAAAAATACACACCG AGGAGCACAGACGAGCCCTGTTAGAGAAAGTGCGGCCGTACCAGTGCCACATCTGTTTTATGCGCTTCACTCAGAAGTCCAGCCTGGGACGTCATGGGAAAATACATACTG AGGAGCACATCCAATCGCTGATCAACAAAGTGCGCCCCTATCAATGTGACATCTGTGACAAGCGGTTCACGCAGAAGTCCAGCCTTGGCACTCATAAACGTATACACACCG GGGAGCGGCCGTTCCAGTGCACCGTCTGCCTCAAGTCCTTCACGCAGAAGTGCGCGCTCAATTTGCACGAAAAGATACATACGG TCCAGGGCAGACCGTTCCAGTGCCTGTCGTGCCCCGCCGCCTTCACCTGCAAGCAATACTTGGAGATTCACACGCGCACCCACACCGGCGAGCGACCCTATCAGTGCGACATCTGTCTCAAGCGCTTCACTCAAAAATCCAGTCTCAACATACACAAGCGGACGCACTCAG TGCAGGGGCGGCCCTTCCAGTGCCTGCAGTGCCCCGCCGCCTTCACGTGCAAGCAGTACCTCGAGATCCACAACCGCACGCACACCGGCGAGCGGCCCTACCAATGTGACGTCTGCCTCAAGAGATTCGCGCAAAAGTCGACACTCAACATACACAAAAGAACGCACACAG TGCAAGGTCGCCCGTACCAATGCATGGAGTGTCCGGCGGCGTTCACATGCAAGCCGTACCTGGAGATACACATGCGCACGCACACCGGCGAACGTCCGTTCGAGTGCGATGTCTGTTACAAACGCTTCTCGCAGAAATCCACGCTCAACATTCACAAACGCATTCATACCG GAGAACGTCCATACGCATGTGATATTTGTCAGAAACGCTTTGCTGTGAAGAGCTATGTAACAGCTCACAG ATGGTCGCACGTGGCGGACAAGCCGCTGAACTGCGACCGGTGCTCGATGACGTTCACGTCGAAGTCCCAGTTCGCGCTGCACATCCGCACGCACTCCGCCGGCTCCTGCTACGAGTGCAGCGTCTGCGGCCGCAGCTTCGTTAGGGATAGCTATTTAATAAG ACACCACAACCGCGTCCACCGCGAGAATCACAGCAACGTGTCCGCGAACAGCATCGGCACCCTTAACAGCGTCGCGACCAACACGAACAATTCCAATAGTAACTATGACTCGCCGGGCGTTTGTGACTTAAG CTTTGTGCCAATGGTGAATCGTTACATGACATCGCAAGGTACCCAAGTGTCCATGCAAGACACTCAGAGCAAAATGTCAGCGATGTCGCCGCAATCCATTGCGTCTATAT CATCGCCTCCCCCTTCACACACCCCCACGCCCCAACCCCAGATGTCGGGTCAGATGCATCTCGCAGACTGA
- the LOC115455881 gene encoding zinc finger protein 2 isoform X4, translating to MFEQQIKAEPMSFYTSHSHVHSGPPTIVRSDSNQGIISMHHQQHQEDSKDSLIVQQQVQHQQDLMEQHQQQELQQQQDDELSFKGMDDEGVEMEMDSRQCSQGMGVDLGSVQTKMEVSNGGGQSAPRSKPQACKVCGKVLSSASSYYVHMKLHSGNKPFQCTVCDAAFCRKPYLEVHMRTHTGERPFQCDLCLKRFTQKSSLNTHKRVHTDEHMRALLVKDRPYKCELCQMRFTQSSSLNRHKKIHTEEHRRALLEKVRPYQCHICFMRFTQKSSLGRHGKIHTEEHIQSLINKVRPYQCDICDKRFTQKSSLGTHKRIHTGERPFQCTVCLKSFTQKCALNLHEKIHTGERPYQCDACLKRFTQKSSLNIHKRTHTVQGRPFQCLSCPAAFTCKQYLEIHTRTHTGERPYQCDICLKRFTQKSSLNIHKRTHSVQGRPFQCLQCPAAFTCKQYLEIHNRTHTGERPYQCDVCLKRFAQKSTLNIHKRTHTVQGRPYQCMECPAAFTCKPYLEIHMRTHTGERPFECDVCYKRFSQKSTLNIHKRIHTGERPYACDICQKRFAVKSYVTAHRWSHVADKPLNCDRCSMTFTSKSQFALHIRTHSAGSCYECSVCGRSFVRDSYLIRHHNRVHRENHSNVSANSIGTLNSVATNTNNSNSNYDSPGVCDLSFVPMVNRYMTSQGTQVSMQDTQSKMSAMSPQSIASISSPPPSHTPTPQPQMSGQMHLAD from the exons AACAGGAATTGCAACAACAACAGGATGATGAG CTGAGCTTCAAAGGAATGGACGATGAAGGCGTTGAAATGGAAATGGATAGCCGGCAATGTTCCCAG gGCATGGGTGTGGACCTGGGTTCAGTACAAACCAAAATGGAAGTGTCAAACGGTGGCGGCCAATCGGCTCCACGATCTAAACCGCAGGCTTGTAAA gtttgtGGCAAAGTACTATCGTCCGCGTCATCCTATTACGTCCACATGAAACTTCATTCAGGAAATAAACCTTTCCAATGCACG GTATGCGACGCGGCATTTTGTCGCAAACCGTACTTGGAAGTGCACATGCGCACGCACACAGGGGAGCGTCCCTTTCAATGCGATCTTTGCCTGAAGCGATTCACACAAAAATCCAGTCTCAATACGCACAAACGCGTCCACACAG ATGAGCACATGCGCGCGTTGTTGGTGAAGGACCGGCCCTACAAGTGTGAGCTCTGTCAGATGCGGTTCACGCAGAGCTCCAGCCTCAACCGACACAAGAAAATACATACGG AGGAGCACAGACGAGCCCTGTTAGAGAAAGTGCGGCCGTACCAGTGCCACATCTGTTTTATGCGCTTCACTCAGAAGTCCAGCCTGGGACGTCATGGGAAAATACATACTG AGGAGCACATCCAATCGCTGATCAACAAAGTGCGCCCCTATCAATGTGACATCTGTGACAAGCGGTTCACGCAGAAGTCCAGCCTTGGCACTCATAAACGTATACACACCG GGGAGCGGCCGTTCCAGTGCACCGTCTGCCTCAAGTCCTTCACGCAGAAGTGCGCGCTCAATTTGCACGAAAAGATACATACGG GCGAGCGGCCCTATCAGTGCGACGCGTGTCTCAAGCGCTTCACACAGAAGTCCAGCCTCAATATACATAAGAGGACGCACACAG TCCAGGGCAGACCGTTCCAGTGCCTGTCGTGCCCCGCCGCCTTCACCTGCAAGCAATACTTGGAGATTCACACGCGCACCCACACCGGCGAGCGACCCTATCAGTGCGACATCTGTCTCAAGCGCTTCACTCAAAAATCCAGTCTCAACATACACAAGCGGACGCACTCAG TGCAGGGGCGGCCCTTCCAGTGCCTGCAGTGCCCCGCCGCCTTCACGTGCAAGCAGTACCTCGAGATCCACAACCGCACGCACACCGGCGAGCGGCCCTACCAATGTGACGTCTGCCTCAAGAGATTCGCGCAAAAGTCGACACTCAACATACACAAAAGAACGCACACAG TGCAAGGTCGCCCGTACCAATGCATGGAGTGTCCGGCGGCGTTCACATGCAAGCCGTACCTGGAGATACACATGCGCACGCACACCGGCGAACGTCCGTTCGAGTGCGATGTCTGTTACAAACGCTTCTCGCAGAAATCCACGCTCAACATTCACAAACGCATTCATACCG GAGAACGTCCATACGCATGTGATATTTGTCAGAAACGCTTTGCTGTGAAGAGCTATGTAACAGCTCACAG ATGGTCGCACGTGGCGGACAAGCCGCTGAACTGCGACCGGTGCTCGATGACGTTCACGTCGAAGTCCCAGTTCGCGCTGCACATCCGCACGCACTCCGCCGGCTCCTGCTACGAGTGCAGCGTCTGCGGCCGCAGCTTCGTTAGGGATAGCTATTTAATAAG ACACCACAACCGCGTCCACCGCGAGAATCACAGCAACGTGTCCGCGAACAGCATCGGCACCCTTAACAGCGTCGCGACCAACACGAACAATTCCAATAGTAACTATGACTCGCCGGGCGTTTGTGACTTAAG CTTTGTGCCAATGGTGAATCGTTACATGACATCGCAAGGTACCCAAGTGTCCATGCAAGACACTCAGAGCAAAATGTCAGCGATGTCGCCGCAATCCATTGCGTCTATAT CATCGCCTCCCCCTTCACACACCCCCACGCCCCAACCCCAGATGTCGGGTCAGATGCATCTCGCAGACTGA
- the LOC115455881 gene encoding zinc finger protein 271 isoform X5, which yields MFEQQIKAEPMSFYTSHSHVHSGPPTIVRSDSNQGIISMHHQQHQEDSKDSLIVQQQVQHQQDLMEQHQQQELQQQQDDELSFKGMDDEGVEMEMDSRQCSQGMGVDLGSVQTKMEVSNGGGQSAPRSKPQACKVCGKVLSSASSYYVHMKLHSGNKPFQCTVCDAAFCRKPYLEVHMRTHTGERPFQCDLCLKRFTQKSSLNTHKRVHTDEHMRALLVKDRPYKCELCQMRFTQSSSLNRHKKIHTEEHKRALLAKDRPYQCGICLVRFTQKSSLGRHGKIHTEEHIQSLINKVRPYQCDICDKRFTQKSSLGTHKRIHTGERPFQCTVCLKSFTQKCALNLHEKIHTGERPYQCDACLKRFTQKSSLNIHKRTHTVQGRPFQCLSCPAAFTCKQYLEIHTRTHTGERPYQCDICLKRFTQKSSLNIHKRTHSVQGRPFQCLQCPAAFTCKQYLEIHNRTHTGERPYQCDVCLKRFAQKSTLNIHKRTHTVQGRPYQCMECPAAFTCKPYLEIHMRTHTGERPFECDVCYKRFSQKSTLNIHKRIHTGERPYACDICQKRFAVKSYVTAHRWSHVADKPLNCDRCSMTFTSKSQFALHIRTHSAGSCYECSVCGRSFVRDSYLIRHHNRVHRENHSNVSANSIGTLNSVATNTNNSNSNYDSPGVCDLSFVPMVNRYMTSQGTQVSMQDTQSKMSAMSPQSIASISSPPPSHTPTPQPQMSGQMHLAD from the exons AACAGGAATTGCAACAACAACAGGATGATGAG CTGAGCTTCAAAGGAATGGACGATGAAGGCGTTGAAATGGAAATGGATAGCCGGCAATGTTCCCAG gGCATGGGTGTGGACCTGGGTTCAGTACAAACCAAAATGGAAGTGTCAAACGGTGGCGGCCAATCGGCTCCACGATCTAAACCGCAGGCTTGTAAA gtttgtGGCAAAGTACTATCGTCCGCGTCATCCTATTACGTCCACATGAAACTTCATTCAGGAAATAAACCTTTCCAATGCACG GTATGCGACGCGGCATTTTGTCGCAAACCGTACTTGGAAGTGCACATGCGCACGCACACAGGGGAGCGTCCCTTTCAATGCGATCTTTGCCTGAAGCGATTCACACAAAAATCCAGTCTCAATACGCACAAACGCGTCCACACAG ATGAGCACATGCGCGCGTTGTTGGTGAAGGACCGGCCCTACAAGTGTGAGCTCTGTCAGATGCGGTTCACGCAGAGCTCCAGCCTCAACCGACACAAGAAAATACATACGG AGGAACACAAGCGTGCGCTGCTGGCTAAGGACCGTCCCTACCAGTGCGGCATCTGCCTTGTGAGATTCACCCAGAAATCGAGTTTGGGCCGGCACGGAAAAATACACACCG AGGAGCACATCCAATCGCTGATCAACAAAGTGCGCCCCTATCAATGTGACATCTGTGACAAGCGGTTCACGCAGAAGTCCAGCCTTGGCACTCATAAACGTATACACACCG GGGAGCGGCCGTTCCAGTGCACCGTCTGCCTCAAGTCCTTCACGCAGAAGTGCGCGCTCAATTTGCACGAAAAGATACATACGG GCGAGCGGCCCTATCAGTGCGACGCGTGTCTCAAGCGCTTCACACAGAAGTCCAGCCTCAATATACATAAGAGGACGCACACAG TCCAGGGCAGACCGTTCCAGTGCCTGTCGTGCCCCGCCGCCTTCACCTGCAAGCAATACTTGGAGATTCACACGCGCACCCACACCGGCGAGCGACCCTATCAGTGCGACATCTGTCTCAAGCGCTTCACTCAAAAATCCAGTCTCAACATACACAAGCGGACGCACTCAG TGCAGGGGCGGCCCTTCCAGTGCCTGCAGTGCCCCGCCGCCTTCACGTGCAAGCAGTACCTCGAGATCCACAACCGCACGCACACCGGCGAGCGGCCCTACCAATGTGACGTCTGCCTCAAGAGATTCGCGCAAAAGTCGACACTCAACATACACAAAAGAACGCACACAG TGCAAGGTCGCCCGTACCAATGCATGGAGTGTCCGGCGGCGTTCACATGCAAGCCGTACCTGGAGATACACATGCGCACGCACACCGGCGAACGTCCGTTCGAGTGCGATGTCTGTTACAAACGCTTCTCGCAGAAATCCACGCTCAACATTCACAAACGCATTCATACCG GAGAACGTCCATACGCATGTGATATTTGTCAGAAACGCTTTGCTGTGAAGAGCTATGTAACAGCTCACAG ATGGTCGCACGTGGCGGACAAGCCGCTGAACTGCGACCGGTGCTCGATGACGTTCACGTCGAAGTCCCAGTTCGCGCTGCACATCCGCACGCACTCCGCCGGCTCCTGCTACGAGTGCAGCGTCTGCGGCCGCAGCTTCGTTAGGGATAGCTATTTAATAAG ACACCACAACCGCGTCCACCGCGAGAATCACAGCAACGTGTCCGCGAACAGCATCGGCACCCTTAACAGCGTCGCGACCAACACGAACAATTCCAATAGTAACTATGACTCGCCGGGCGTTTGTGACTTAAG CTTTGTGCCAATGGTGAATCGTTACATGACATCGCAAGGTACCCAAGTGTCCATGCAAGACACTCAGAGCAAAATGTCAGCGATGTCGCCGCAATCCATTGCGTCTATAT CATCGCCTCCCCCTTCACACACCCCCACGCCCCAACCCCAGATGTCGGGTCAGATGCATCTCGCAGACTGA
- the LOC115455881 gene encoding zinc finger protein 2 homolog isoform X9 has protein sequence MFEQQIKAEPMSFYTSHSHVHSGPPTIVRSDSNQGIISMHHQQHQEDSKDSLIVQQQVQHQQDLMEQHQQQELQQQQDDELSFKGMDDEGVEMEMDSRQCSQGMGVDLGSVQTKMEVSNGGGQSAPRSKPQACKVCGKVLSSASSYYVHMKLHSGNKPFQCTVCDAAFCRKPYLEVHMRTHTGERPFQCDLCLKRFTQKSSLNTHKRVHTDEHMRALLVKDRPYKCELCQMRFTQSSSLNRHKKIHTEEHIQSLINKVRPYQCDICDKRFTQKSSLGTHKRIHTGERPFQCTVCLKSFTQKCALNLHEKIHTGERPYQCDACLKRFTQKSSLNIHKRTHTVQGRPFQCLSCPAAFTCKQYLEIHTRTHTGERPYQCDICLKRFTQKSSLNIHKRTHSVQGRPFQCLQCPAAFTCKQYLEIHNRTHTGERPYQCDVCLKRFAQKSTLNIHKRTHTVQGRPYQCMECPAAFTCKPYLEIHMRTHTGERPFECDVCYKRFSQKSTLNIHKRIHTGERPYACDICQKRFAVKSYVTAHRWSHVADKPLNCDRCSMTFTSKSQFALHIRTHSAGSCYECSVCGRSFVRDSYLIRHHNRVHRENHSNVSANSIGTLNSVATNTNNSNSNYDSPGVCDLSFVPMVNRYMTSQGTQVSMQDTQSKMSAMSPQSIASISSPPPSHTPTPQPQMSGQMHLAD, from the exons AACAGGAATTGCAACAACAACAGGATGATGAG CTGAGCTTCAAAGGAATGGACGATGAAGGCGTTGAAATGGAAATGGATAGCCGGCAATGTTCCCAG gGCATGGGTGTGGACCTGGGTTCAGTACAAACCAAAATGGAAGTGTCAAACGGTGGCGGCCAATCGGCTCCACGATCTAAACCGCAGGCTTGTAAA gtttgtGGCAAAGTACTATCGTCCGCGTCATCCTATTACGTCCACATGAAACTTCATTCAGGAAATAAACCTTTCCAATGCACG GTATGCGACGCGGCATTTTGTCGCAAACCGTACTTGGAAGTGCACATGCGCACGCACACAGGGGAGCGTCCCTTTCAATGCGATCTTTGCCTGAAGCGATTCACACAAAAATCCAGTCTCAATACGCACAAACGCGTCCACACAG ATGAGCACATGCGCGCGTTGTTGGTGAAGGACCGGCCCTACAAGTGTGAGCTCTGTCAGATGCGGTTCACGCAGAGCTCCAGCCTCAACCGACACAAGAAAATACATACGG AGGAGCACATCCAATCGCTGATCAACAAAGTGCGCCCCTATCAATGTGACATCTGTGACAAGCGGTTCACGCAGAAGTCCAGCCTTGGCACTCATAAACGTATACACACCG GGGAGCGGCCGTTCCAGTGCACCGTCTGCCTCAAGTCCTTCACGCAGAAGTGCGCGCTCAATTTGCACGAAAAGATACATACGG GCGAGCGGCCCTATCAGTGCGACGCGTGTCTCAAGCGCTTCACACAGAAGTCCAGCCTCAATATACATAAGAGGACGCACACAG TCCAGGGCAGACCGTTCCAGTGCCTGTCGTGCCCCGCCGCCTTCACCTGCAAGCAATACTTGGAGATTCACACGCGCACCCACACCGGCGAGCGACCCTATCAGTGCGACATCTGTCTCAAGCGCTTCACTCAAAAATCCAGTCTCAACATACACAAGCGGACGCACTCAG TGCAGGGGCGGCCCTTCCAGTGCCTGCAGTGCCCCGCCGCCTTCACGTGCAAGCAGTACCTCGAGATCCACAACCGCACGCACACCGGCGAGCGGCCCTACCAATGTGACGTCTGCCTCAAGAGATTCGCGCAAAAGTCGACACTCAACATACACAAAAGAACGCACACAG TGCAAGGTCGCCCGTACCAATGCATGGAGTGTCCGGCGGCGTTCACATGCAAGCCGTACCTGGAGATACACATGCGCACGCACACCGGCGAACGTCCGTTCGAGTGCGATGTCTGTTACAAACGCTTCTCGCAGAAATCCACGCTCAACATTCACAAACGCATTCATACCG GAGAACGTCCATACGCATGTGATATTTGTCAGAAACGCTTTGCTGTGAAGAGCTATGTAACAGCTCACAG ATGGTCGCACGTGGCGGACAAGCCGCTGAACTGCGACCGGTGCTCGATGACGTTCACGTCGAAGTCCCAGTTCGCGCTGCACATCCGCACGCACTCCGCCGGCTCCTGCTACGAGTGCAGCGTCTGCGGCCGCAGCTTCGTTAGGGATAGCTATTTAATAAG ACACCACAACCGCGTCCACCGCGAGAATCACAGCAACGTGTCCGCGAACAGCATCGGCACCCTTAACAGCGTCGCGACCAACACGAACAATTCCAATAGTAACTATGACTCGCCGGGCGTTTGTGACTTAAG CTTTGTGCCAATGGTGAATCGTTACATGACATCGCAAGGTACCCAAGTGTCCATGCAAGACACTCAGAGCAAAATGTCAGCGATGTCGCCGCAATCCATTGCGTCTATAT CATCGCCTCCCCCTTCACACACCCCCACGCCCCAACCCCAGATGTCGGGTCAGATGCATCTCGCAGACTGA